A genomic segment from Nicotiana tabacum cultivar K326 chromosome 9, ASM71507v2, whole genome shotgun sequence encodes:
- the LOC107768252 gene encoding uncharacterized protein LOC107768252 has translation MQRSRDQRSRSYRSTTIHGFAQSGDLLAFQKLLSGNPSLLNERNPVMVQTPLHVAAGYNNVEILKFLLGWSGPEKLEMEAKNMYGETPLHMAAKNGSNEAVKMLLAHGALVEAKANNGMTPLHLAVWHSLRAEDCSTVKTLLEHDANCSAEDNEGMTPINHLSQGPGNEKLRELLNWHLEEQRKRKAVEACGQTKAKMDELENELSKIVGLHELKQQLRKWAKGMLLDERRQALGLKVGARRPPHMAFLGNPGTGKTMVARILGKLLHMVGILPTEKVTEVQRTDLVGEFVGHTGPKTRRKIQEAEGGILFVDEAYRLIPMQKSDDKDYGLEALEEIMSVMDSGKIVVIFAGYSEPMKRVISSNEGFCRRVTKFFHFENFSSKDLAKILHLKMTNQAESSLLYGFKLNPSCSVDAVATLIGEETAEKLRMEMNGGLVDPMLVNARENLDLRLTFDCIDSDELLTITLEDLRAGLQLLSQ, from the exons ATGGTGCAGACACCACTTCATGTTGCTGCTGGTTACAATAATGTTGAAATACTCAAGTTTTTGCTTGGTTGGTCTGGGCCAGAAAAGTTGGAGATGGAAGCCAAGAATATG TATGGAGAGACCCCATTGCACATGGCAGCAAAGAATGGTAGTAATGAAGCTGTAAAGATGCTTCTTGCTCATGGTGCTCTCGTTGAAGCGAAAGCAAAT AATGGGATGACTCCATTGCATCTTGCTGTTTGGCACTCTCTACGAGCTGAAGACTGTTCCACGGTCAAGACATTGTTAGAGCATGATGCTAATTGTAGTGCCGAAGACAAT GAGGGCATGACTCCAATAAATCATCTCTCTCAAGGACCTGGTAATGAAAAATTGCGCGAACTTCTCAATTGGCATCTTGAAGAACAAAGGAAACGTAAAGCTGTTGAAGCATGTGGCCAGACAAAAGCAAAAATGGATGAACTTGAAAATGAATTGTCTAAAATAGTGGGCTTACATGAGCTTAAGCAGCAACTCCGGAAATGGGCAAAGGGGATGCTCTTGGATGAGAGGCGTCAGGCCCTAGGGCTTAAAGTTGGTGCAAGAAGACCACCTCATATGGCTTTTCTTGGAAACCCTGGTACAG GGAAAACTATGGTTGCTAGGATTCTTGGGAAGTTACTTCATATGGTAGGGATTCTTCCAACTGAAAAGGTGACGGAAGTGCAGAGAACTGATCTGGTTGGTGAATTTGTTGGTCATACAGGACCAAAGACGAGGAGAAAG ATCCAAGAAGCTGAAGGGGGGATTCTTTTTGTTGATGAAGCCTATCGGTTAATACCTATGCAGAAGTCAGATGATAAGGATTATGGTTTGGAAGCGCTAGAGGAGATAATGTCTGTCATGGACAGTGGAAAAATTGTAGTCATTTTTGCAGGCTATAGCGAACCAATGAAGCGTGTAATCTCCTCTAATGAAGGCTTTTGTAGAAGAGTTACGAAgttctttcattttgaaaactttaGTTCGAAGGACCTAGCTAAAATTCTTCATCTTAAAATGACTAATCAAGCTGAGAGCAGCTTGTTATACGGATTTAAGTTGAATCCTTCATGTAGTGTTGATGCTGTTGCAACACTTATCGGGGAAGAAACCGCTGAAAAGCTGCGCATGGAGATGAATGGAGGTCTAGTGGATCCAATGCTGGTTAATGCAAGAGAAAATTTGGATTTGAGACTCACTTTTGACTGTATAGACTCGGATGAATTACTTACAATCACATTAGAGGATTTAAGAGCTGGTTTGCAATTGCTGTCTCAATGA